One segment of Leptospirillum ferrooxidans C2-3 DNA contains the following:
- a CDS encoding ABC transporter permease: MQRIIRILRLVQKEFLALLRDKKSRMVLIVPPTVQLLVFSYAATFDLNNISYAVWNEDTGIYSRQLLARFSGSPNFKLVGTITHEQEVAPLIDNRKVLLVLHIRSDFSRNLLSSNPATVEALLDGRQSNTAMILLGYVETIVNNYTTDIATARGIPTPIAPITLRAWYNPNLKSRWFIVPGIVGLLTLVVTLLVTALSVAREREEGTFDQLLVTPLTPFEIILGKVLPGFVIGMVEATGIIVLAVLIFHIPLRGSLEALYLGLFLFILSGLGVGLMISSLVSTQQQGLLGAFLFLVPSIILSGFASPIANMPIFIQDLTLLNPLRYFMVILREVFLQGAGISILLPEYLALLAIGLTTLLLASHFFRRRLG; encoded by the coding sequence GTGCAAAGAATCATAAGGATCCTACGACTTGTTCAAAAGGAGTTTCTGGCTCTTCTTCGTGACAAGAAAAGCCGGATGGTCCTGATTGTCCCTCCCACCGTCCAGCTGCTTGTCTTTAGCTATGCCGCAACGTTTGACCTGAATAACATTTCCTATGCCGTATGGAACGAAGACACCGGGATTTACTCAAGGCAGCTTCTTGCCAGGTTTTCCGGATCCCCAAACTTTAAACTTGTGGGGACAATCACACATGAGCAGGAAGTGGCCCCGTTAATCGACAACAGAAAGGTCCTGCTGGTTCTCCACATCAGAAGCGATTTCAGCCGGAACCTGCTTTCCTCAAATCCGGCAACGGTTGAAGCGCTTCTTGATGGTCGCCAGTCCAATACCGCGATGATCCTTCTTGGATATGTCGAAACGATCGTCAACAACTACACAACAGACATTGCTACGGCAAGGGGAATTCCGACACCGATCGCTCCGATCACCTTGCGCGCCTGGTATAACCCGAATCTCAAGAGCCGCTGGTTCATTGTCCCCGGGATCGTCGGTCTTTTGACGCTTGTGGTGACTTTGCTCGTCACTGCACTATCCGTCGCCCGGGAACGTGAAGAAGGGACCTTTGACCAGCTTCTCGTCACTCCACTGACTCCGTTCGAAATCATTTTGGGAAAGGTTCTTCCGGGATTTGTCATCGGTATGGTCGAAGCGACAGGGATCATCGTGCTGGCAGTGCTCATCTTCCACATTCCACTAAGGGGTTCCCTGGAAGCCCTTTACCTCGGTCTTTTCCTGTTCATTCTTTCAGGTCTCGGAGTTGGCCTGATGATCAGCTCCCTTGTTTCAACCCAACAGCAAGGTCTCCTGGGGGCGTTCCTTTTTCTTGTCCCATCGATCATTCTGTCGGGATTCGCAAGCCCTATTGCCAACATGCCGATTTTCATCCAGGATCTGACACTTTTGAATCCGCTCCGGTATTTTATGGTGATCTTGAGAGAAGTTTTTCTTCAGGGTGCAGGGATTTCCATTTTATTACCGGAGTATTTGGCTCTTTTGGCCATTGGGCTCACAACCCTTCTACTCGCCAGCCACTTTTTCAGGAGAAGGCTTGGGTAA
- a CDS encoding c-type cytochrome — translation MFKKEVKIKKAVILASLFSGLIVTTTAQADDAQKIMGSQDCASCHSVDQKLVGPSFKMIADRYRGKKGVVKVLAQKIITGGGGNWTADTGGMAMPPHPGLPLPQAEEVVKWILSQK, via the coding sequence ATGTTTAAAAAGGAGGTTAAAATTAAAAAAGCGGTGATTCTTGCGTCACTCTTTTCAGGACTTATCGTGACGACCACAGCCCAGGCAGATGATGCGCAGAAGATCATGGGGTCGCAGGACTGCGCCTCATGCCACAGCGTTGACCAAAAGCTGGTGGGCCCTTCATTTAAAATGATCGCAGATCGCTACCGAGGGAAAAAAGGAGTTGTCAAAGTTCTTGCACAAAAGATCATCACCGGAGGTGGAGGAAACTGGACCGCCGACACAGGCGGTATGGCAATGCCCCCTCATCCAGGTCTCCCCCTTCCCCAGGCCGAGGAAGTTGTCAAGTGGATACTGTCGCAAAAATAG
- the tal gene encoding transaldolase gives MTATGKKSLRLDGLTKLGQSLWLDSISRELMDSGDLKNLIEVVGIRGMTSNPTIFEKAINGSPSYDNEIALLSRKGYSTEQIVRFLMVRDIRRACDFFLPLHKESGGSDGFVSIEVSPLLSRETKATISEAKLLHALVDHPNLMVKVPGTPEGMPAIEELTSIGISINVTLLFSPEAYRNAAMAYVKGLSRFLEKGGDISRVHSVASVFVSRIDTMVDRKLSDLKKPQADALKGRLGIENCRTIYAIFEEIFKGEFTQKLSSKGGNLQRPLWASTGTKNPDYSDVLYVDSLIAPDTVNTVPMATLKAFVDHGKISPALLDKKGSDQSFYKELASFGVSCDQVFQTLLEEGLKAFEQSFETLNLAIQEKVKSINPGRPSPAGVTETQQWADEMKVLIGTWEKTGVPKP, from the coding sequence ATGACGGCAACAGGTAAAAAGTCTTTACGACTTGATGGATTAACAAAGCTTGGTCAGAGCCTTTGGCTTGACAGCATCAGCCGGGAGCTGATGGACTCCGGGGATTTGAAAAACCTGATTGAAGTGGTCGGGATCAGGGGGATGACATCCAATCCGACCATTTTTGAAAAGGCCATTAATGGAAGTCCCTCCTACGATAATGAGATAGCTCTCCTTTCCCGGAAAGGCTATTCAACCGAGCAGATCGTTCGATTTTTGATGGTGAGAGATATACGGAGAGCTTGCGACTTTTTCTTGCCTCTTCATAAGGAATCGGGTGGAAGTGATGGATTTGTGTCCATTGAAGTGAGCCCACTTTTGTCACGGGAGACAAAAGCAACGATTTCCGAGGCGAAGTTGCTGCATGCGCTTGTTGATCATCCGAACCTGATGGTCAAGGTTCCAGGAACCCCTGAGGGGATGCCGGCCATCGAGGAGCTCACTTCGATCGGCATTTCTATCAATGTGACCCTTCTGTTTTCTCCGGAGGCCTATCGAAATGCGGCAATGGCCTATGTAAAGGGGCTCTCACGCTTTCTTGAAAAAGGTGGAGATATTTCCCGGGTCCATAGTGTTGCGAGTGTTTTTGTCAGCAGAATCGATACAATGGTCGACCGGAAACTTTCCGATCTCAAAAAACCGCAGGCAGATGCTTTGAAAGGTCGTCTGGGAATCGAAAATTGCCGCACAATCTATGCGATATTTGAGGAGATCTTCAAGGGGGAGTTTACACAAAAGCTTTCATCGAAGGGAGGAAATCTTCAAAGGCCTCTATGGGCATCGACCGGCACGAAAAATCCCGACTATTCCGATGTTCTCTATGTGGACTCGCTGATTGCTCCGGATACGGTAAACACCGTACCCATGGCAACATTGAAGGCATTTGTTGACCATGGAAAGATTTCTCCGGCACTGTTGGACAAAAAAGGAAGCGATCAGTCCTTTTACAAAGAGCTTGCCTCTTTTGGAGTTTCTTGTGACCAGGTTTTTCAAACCCTTCTTGAGGAAGGTCTCAAGGCATTCGAGCAGTCTTTTGAGACATTGAATCTGGCGATTCAGGAGAAGGTCAAGTCAATCAACCCTGGCCGACCTTCTCCTGCTGGAGTTACGGAAACACAGCAATGGGCAGATGAAATGAAAGTATTGATCGGGACATGGGAAAAAACGGGAGTTCCAAAACCGTAA
- a CDS encoding phosphoketolase family protein — protein sequence MAKELSPLDLEGIDGYWRAANYLSLGMLYLRENPLLREPLAPSHIKRRLLGHWGSDPGQSFIWVHLNRLIHEQNLNMMYISGPGHGAPASLANAYLEGTYSEVYPDRGQDIEGLRQFFRKFSSPGGVGSHCTPELPGSINEGGELGYSLSHAFGAAFDHPDLIVTAVVGDGEAETGPLATSWHSNKFLNPAQDGAVLPILHLNGYKIANPTILSRISPSELKSLFIGYGYSPYVVEGDIPMEMHRTMARTLDRCIREIRSIQRRARDAGDCRRPRWPMIILRTPKGWTAPKTLDGHKIEGFWRAHQVPILDVESNPAHLKILSEWLSSYRPEELFDQNGQLFQKFRDLAPKGNKRMSANPLANGGLLRKPLRLPDYRNYQATFSKPGTKYLGNTTVLGEFFRDVFRENPDNFRLMGPDETASNRLNAVYEASQKAWMADILPEDADGSELSKNGHVMEMLSEHTLEGWLEGYLLTGRHGFFNTYEAFAHIIDSMVNQHAKWLEKCKTEVPWRAPISSLNILLSSTVWRQDHNGFTHEDPGFIDVISNKSPYVTRVYLPPDANCLLSVADHCLKSTDYINVIVADKQPHLQFLDMDSAVRHCAKGVGLWEWASNDTGSVPDVVMASAGDVVTIESIAAVAILREHFPDLKIRVVNVVDLFKLLPESEHPHGLSDRDFDSLFTMDKPIIFNFHGYPSLIHKLAYRRKNHGNLHVRGYKEQGGLNTPLQLAIANQIDRFNLAIDVIDRVPRLQCTGAHVKEWLKDQITDHLNYAREEGLDRPEITDWKWPF from the coding sequence ATGGCAAAAGAGTTGAGTCCTTTGGATCTTGAAGGTATTGATGGCTATTGGCGCGCGGCAAACTATCTGTCTCTCGGGATGCTGTATTTAAGGGAGAACCCGCTTCTTAGGGAACCTCTCGCACCATCTCATATCAAAAGGCGCCTTCTGGGCCACTGGGGATCCGATCCCGGACAGAGTTTTATCTGGGTCCACCTCAACCGGCTGATACACGAACAGAATCTCAATATGATGTATATCAGTGGACCTGGACATGGAGCGCCTGCGAGCCTTGCCAATGCCTACCTTGAGGGGACCTATTCCGAGGTTTATCCGGATCGTGGACAGGATATCGAAGGTCTCCGGCAGTTTTTCCGAAAATTTTCAAGTCCTGGCGGAGTAGGCAGCCACTGTACTCCCGAACTGCCCGGGTCGATCAATGAGGGCGGGGAACTCGGATACAGCCTGTCCCATGCGTTTGGAGCGGCGTTCGATCATCCGGACCTGATCGTGACAGCTGTTGTGGGTGACGGAGAAGCCGAAACAGGCCCTTTGGCCACCTCCTGGCACTCGAACAAGTTCTTGAACCCGGCACAAGACGGAGCCGTACTTCCGATCCTTCACCTCAACGGGTACAAGATTGCTAACCCAACAATCCTTTCCCGCATTTCCCCTTCAGAGCTGAAAAGTCTTTTTATCGGATATGGATATTCCCCTTATGTTGTGGAGGGGGATATCCCGATGGAGATGCATCGGACGATGGCCAGAACGCTCGACCGGTGTATTCGGGAGATTCGTTCGATCCAGCGTCGTGCCCGGGACGCTGGGGATTGTCGCCGCCCTCGTTGGCCGATGATCATTTTAAGAACACCCAAGGGGTGGACTGCACCAAAAACTCTTGATGGCCACAAGATTGAGGGTTTCTGGAGGGCCCACCAGGTTCCTATCCTTGATGTGGAGAGCAATCCCGCTCATTTGAAAATCCTTTCGGAATGGCTGTCCAGCTATAGGCCAGAAGAGTTGTTCGACCAGAACGGTCAACTTTTTCAAAAGTTCAGGGATCTTGCCCCGAAAGGAAACAAGCGAATGAGCGCGAATCCCCTTGCCAACGGTGGACTTTTGAGAAAACCGCTACGACTTCCCGATTATCGAAACTATCAGGCCACATTTTCCAAGCCAGGAACAAAGTATCTGGGAAATACCACAGTGTTGGGGGAGTTTTTCCGGGATGTCTTTCGTGAAAACCCTGACAATTTTCGTTTGATGGGGCCTGATGAAACCGCTTCGAATCGTTTGAACGCTGTCTATGAAGCTTCCCAAAAAGCCTGGATGGCTGATATCCTTCCGGAAGATGCCGACGGCTCCGAGCTTTCAAAAAACGGTCATGTGATGGAGATGTTGAGCGAGCATACCCTGGAAGGGTGGCTCGAGGGATATCTCCTGACGGGACGGCACGGTTTTTTTAACACTTATGAAGCCTTTGCCCATATTATTGACTCGATGGTCAATCAACATGCCAAATGGCTTGAAAAATGCAAGACGGAGGTTCCCTGGCGTGCGCCTATTTCTTCGTTGAATATTTTGTTGAGTTCAACGGTCTGGCGTCAGGATCATAATGGTTTTACCCATGAAGATCCGGGGTTCATTGATGTCATCTCGAACAAAAGCCCTTATGTCACAAGAGTCTACCTTCCTCCGGATGCAAACTGTCTTTTGTCGGTGGCGGATCACTGCCTGAAAAGTACTGATTACATCAATGTGATTGTGGCGGATAAACAGCCCCATCTCCAGTTTCTGGATATGGACAGCGCCGTTCGCCATTGTGCAAAAGGTGTCGGTCTCTGGGAGTGGGCTTCAAATGATACGGGTAGTGTGCCGGATGTGGTCATGGCGAGTGCCGGAGATGTGGTGACGATCGAGTCGATCGCTGCAGTGGCCATTTTGCGTGAGCATTTTCCGGATCTCAAGATCCGGGTTGTGAATGTTGTCGATCTCTTCAAGCTTCTGCCCGAATCGGAGCATCCGCACGGACTTTCGGACAGGGACTTTGACAGCCTTTTTACGATGGACAAGCCAATCATCTTCAATTTCCATGGTTATCCGTCACTTATTCATAAATTGGCCTACAGGAGAAAAAATCATGGGAACCTTCACGTGCGCGGATACAAGGAGCAGGGAGGACTGAACACCCCTTTGCAATTGGCGATTGCGAACCAGATTGACCGCTTCAATCTGGCGATCGATGTTATCGACCGGGTTCCGCGCCTTCAATGCACAGGTGCCCATGTCAAGGAGTGGCTAAAGGATCAGATTACCGACCACTTGAACTATGCGAGGGAGGAAGGTCTTGACCGGCCGGAAATCACCGACTGGAAATGGCCTTTCTAG
- a CDS encoding dihydrolipoyl dehydrogenase: MDYDLITIGAGGGAYPAAFRLARLGLKILMVDSKGVMSGNCLAEGCVPSKSVREVAEHWERQRRFSSFGLKGDLVLDFERMMNHKDSVQKVRYQQHDGELSRTPGLSLLKGKAKMVSKHDISVLTDDGERLFRGKHILIASGSDVFIPPIPGANLCLTSHDLYKMNSAIHSCPSSVIVIGGGYVGLETATFFAAFGSSVTVLELGDQLLPGIDSEIVSMLVPQLSSLITPVLSAQVLSVTSQSEGKKRVKYRHNQTEVDISAEMVFMAAGRRPVIPDGAREAGVVMGPRGIEVDDRMRTNVPHVFACGDVNGRTPLFHAAVRQSLVCAHQIMGGEHASDRMDFGSVPTTVFTLPAASYVGLTPSILKERSIPFKRATYFFEEDSRAQIFGETAGGIHLFFHSETLKLLGGYVVGIDAENLIGEIGLAVSAGLSAMDLASFADQHPMASEGISKAARSLF, translated from the coding sequence ATGGATTATGACCTGATCACGATTGGTGCTGGCGGTGGAGCTTATCCTGCTGCTTTTAGACTGGCACGCTTGGGATTGAAGATCCTGATGGTTGATTCCAAGGGAGTGATGAGCGGGAATTGTCTGGCTGAAGGATGTGTGCCCTCGAAATCTGTTCGAGAGGTTGCTGAACATTGGGAGCGACAACGGCGATTTTCTTCCTTTGGACTCAAGGGTGATCTGGTTCTCGATTTTGAGCGGATGATGAACCACAAGGATTCCGTTCAAAAAGTGCGTTATCAGCAGCATGACGGGGAATTATCCAGAACTCCGGGGCTTTCCCTTTTGAAAGGGAAAGCCAAAATGGTTTCCAAGCACGATATTTCCGTTTTGACCGATGATGGGGAAAGACTGTTTAGGGGAAAACATATTCTGATCGCAAGCGGTTCAGATGTCTTTATTCCTCCGATCCCCGGTGCCAACTTGTGTCTGACAAGCCATGATCTTTATAAAATGAATTCTGCCATTCATTCATGTCCGTCTTCGGTGATTGTGATCGGGGGTGGCTATGTTGGACTTGAAACGGCAACATTCTTTGCGGCATTCGGATCATCTGTTACGGTTCTTGAGCTTGGAGATCAACTGCTTCCGGGAATTGATTCCGAAATCGTTTCAATGCTTGTGCCCCAACTTTCCTCCCTGATTACTCCGGTTCTTTCTGCACAGGTTCTTTCGGTTACATCTCAATCAGAGGGAAAAAAGAGAGTGAAATATCGTCACAATCAGACGGAGGTCGATATTTCCGCCGAGATGGTTTTTATGGCGGCGGGGAGGCGTCCGGTCATCCCGGATGGTGCGAGGGAGGCAGGGGTTGTTATGGGCCCCAGAGGAATTGAAGTCGATGACCGGATGAGAACGAATGTGCCTCATGTTTTCGCGTGTGGGGATGTGAATGGGAGAACACCCCTTTTTCATGCGGCGGTCAGGCAATCTCTGGTCTGCGCACATCAGATCATGGGGGGAGAGCATGCTTCTGACAGGATGGATTTTGGATCGGTGCCAACAACGGTTTTTACCCTGCCGGCAGCTTCTTATGTGGGATTGACGCCATCAATCCTGAAGGAGCGTTCTATCCCCTTTAAAAGAGCCACGTATTTCTTCGAGGAAGATTCTCGAGCCCAGATTTTTGGGGAAACCGCCGGTGGGATCCATCTTTTTTTCCATTCTGAAACACTGAAACTTTTGGGAGGGTATGTCGTCGGAATCGATGCGGAAAATTTAATCGGGGAGATCGGCCTCGCCGTTTCTGCCGGACTGTCAGCCATGGACCTTGCTTCTTTTGCCGACCAACATCCAATGGCATCAGAGGGAATTTCCAAGGCAGCAAGGTCTCTTTTCTAG